In Metarhizium brunneum chromosome 3, complete sequence, a genomic segment contains:
- the YAR1 gene encoding Ankyrin repeat-containing protein YAR1, with protein MAPTLSEDEIDDLIYLARVGENDELKESLAALAEREKVSHAEILIAAKDEGKSTALHMATGNGHLETVRELLRCFDGRPKEEKQAFIDEANEHGNTGLHWAALGGHLDTVKLLMDHGASPALANERNYVPLDLANFNDKREVAEYFLESAGMLENNNEESGLANAAESIELAGDEDDREQGEAA; from the exons ATGGCACCGACACTATCGGAGGATGAGATCGATGATCTCATTTACCTCGCTCGAGTTGGAGAAAACGATGAACTGAAGGAGTCTCTTGCCGCCCTAGCAGAGCGAGAGAAGGTGTCACATGCCGAGATCCTGATCGCGGCCAAGGATGAAGGCAAATCAACAGCCTTGCATATGGCAACTGGGAATGGCCACCTGG AGACTGTACGGGAATTGCTTCGTTGCTTTGATGGCAGgccaaaggaagaaaagcAGGCGTTCATTGATGAAGCTAATGAGCACGGAAACACTGGCCTGCACTGGGCAGCTCTTGGCGGCCATCTTGATACCGTCAAACTTCTAATGGACCATGGTGCCtcgccagccttggcaaATGAGAGAAATTACGTCCCGCTGGACCTGGCCAATTTCAACGATAAGCGGGAGGTTGCCGAGTATTTCCTAGAGTCTGCCGGCATGCTTGAAAACAACAACGAGGAGAGCGGTCTGGCCAATGCAGCCGAGTCGATTGAGCTCGCcggggatgaagatgatAGGGAGCAGGGAGAGGCTGCATAA